From the Limosilactobacillus panis genome, one window contains:
- a CDS encoding IS30 family transposase, protein MSTTILSFQNRVVIETLHNEGRSLRYIANYLGFSKTTVFNELHRLNSEYQAELAQTDFERKVSQRGRKSSLTKNLKHLIEEKIQVQKWSPEQVAHVVGIAYKTVYNWIDQGWLDVQLPDLPDHGIRRHRAKEKRGTFSHGRSIEERPHKVETRQEFGHFEADTVLSGKRKGQAVATFVERKSRLTIVKRLHGRDSQSMTQAVLELASQLQDKLKTLTVDHGKEFANYQAIEQRTGTPVYFAHAYSPHERGSNENRNRVLRRFIPKGQAIEELSDHKLIQINWYLNSRPLKCLNWHTPIEIFLLNLRH, encoded by the coding sequence ATGAGCACCACTATTTTATCATTCCAGAACCGTGTTGTCATTGAAACGCTTCATAATGAAGGACGTTCCTTGCGATACATCGCTAATTACTTAGGCTTTAGTAAAACCACAGTCTTTAACGAACTTCACCGGCTAAATAGTGAGTACCAGGCTGAGCTAGCGCAAACTGACTTTGAACGCAAGGTTAGTCAACGGGGGCGGAAGTCTTCGCTCACTAAAAACCTTAAACACTTGATCGAGGAAAAGATTCAAGTCCAGAAGTGGTCCCCTGAACAAGTTGCCCATGTAGTTGGAATTGCCTACAAGACGGTCTATAACTGGATTGATCAAGGATGGCTTGATGTACAGTTACCCGATTTGCCTGATCATGGGATTCGTCGTCATCGTGCTAAAGAAAAGCGTGGTACGTTCAGTCACGGCCGCTCCATTGAGGAGCGGCCTCATAAAGTCGAAACTCGCCAGGAATTCGGCCACTTTGAAGCTGATACCGTACTTTCTGGCAAACGTAAAGGTCAAGCTGTGGCTACTTTTGTGGAGCGTAAGAGTCGCCTGACAATTGTTAAACGGCTCCATGGTCGCGACAGTCAGTCCATGACTCAAGCCGTACTTGAACTAGCTAGTCAACTTCAAGACAAGCTCAAGACGCTTACCGTAGATCATGGTAAAGAGTTCGCTAACTACCAGGCAATTGAGCAGCGAACTGGTACTCCGGTTTATTTTGCCCATGCTTATTCACCACATGAACGCGGCAGTAATGAAAACCGTAACCGAGTTTTACGACGCTTTATTCCCAAAGGCCAAGCCATTGAAGAGTTAAGCGATCACAAGCTGATTCAAATTAATTGGTATTTGAATTCCCGGCCACTTAAATGTCTTAATTGGCATACACCAATCGAGATCTTCCTGCTTAATCTACGTCACTAA
- a CDS encoding DNA/RNA non-specific endonuclease, whose amino-acid sequence MYRLKRKFWRIILALGILFAVGGLVNQPDNGKAALSQGIQQLASWGNQSQRSSQPTTLPPTKQQAEAVLTSGIRSQLGSSVSWNGHGAFIINNNQPRLNANINIAPYAVNYKDRQGRAWRGDAWLNRTTRQYRNRSETGNGATNWRPAGFLQAYNLKNGYRHAYDRGHLLGYALVGGIRNFNASESNPANIATQTAWANEARSPESTGQNYYEGLVRQALDQGKQIRYRVTDLYDGDNVVPSGAHIEALSKDGSLKFNVFVPNCQRNININYATGAVTQR is encoded by the coding sequence ATGTATCGTCTCAAAAGAAAATTCTGGCGGATTATCCTCGCATTGGGAATCCTCTTTGCTGTTGGTGGGCTCGTTAATCAACCGGATAACGGTAAAGCAGCACTGTCACAAGGAATCCAACAGCTTGCTTCCTGGGGAAACCAGAGTCAGCGAAGCAGTCAACCAACGACACTTCCACCGACTAAGCAACAAGCCGAGGCAGTTCTCACGTCGGGGATTCGTTCCCAACTTGGTTCGTCCGTTTCGTGGAATGGTCACGGGGCATTCATCATTAATAATAACCAGCCCAGGCTAAACGCTAATATCAATATTGCTCCCTACGCGGTTAACTATAAAGATCGGCAGGGAAGGGCATGGCGGGGAGATGCCTGGCTAAACCGAACGACCCGTCAATACAGAAACCGTTCTGAAACCGGGAACGGAGCAACAAACTGGCGACCGGCGGGCTTCTTACAGGCGTATAATCTTAAGAACGGGTACCGTCATGCATATGATCGTGGCCACCTCCTCGGCTATGCCTTGGTTGGCGGAATCCGTAACTTCAATGCCTCGGAATCAAACCCGGCAAATATTGCAACGCAGACGGCCTGGGCAAACGAAGCGCGCAGCCCAGAATCAACGGGGCAAAACTACTATGAAGGCCTGGTTCGCCAGGCGCTCGACCAGGGGAAACAGATCCGTTACCGGGTTACCGACCTTTACGACGGCGACAACGTTGTTCCCTCTGGTGCCCATATTGAGGCTCTTTCGAAAGATGGAAGTTTGAAGTTTAACGTATTCGTGCCCAATTGCCAGCGCAATATCAATATTAACTACGCAACGGGAGCTGTAACACAGCGATAA
- a CDS encoding IS1182 family transposase: MYQNYITGQTEFALSYEFKVSKNHITRLIDAFVDSIPQEVLLEADVATTGRPLSHPAIMLKILLFAYSRQTYSGRKIETMLEENLPMRWLARDHTYSYHTINNFRSSNHAAGLIKRSFVYFTMALADHGLIKHDAFFVDGTKVKADANKYSFTWRRAVEKYHAKLQANVAELYDELIEKKVIQSMKPEMIKSSTGMEEITEQLENEINQLNEEIKQEPKVIKGGSVKKQRRRFLKKIYRKFKQDLVPRAKKYEKAEDTFQGRNSYSKTDHNATFMCMKEDSMKNRELKPGYNLQVATHNQFTLDYGLFSNPTDTRTLVPFLKQFPHLDFFDHIVANAGYGSEYNYTAIIDELGKQPIIPYTTYQKEQKRKYQHDLSRPQNWQYNAEDDYFIDHQGVRFSFYRYSRRTDKYGFNRDLKIYRADKHQLTARLDQLAKTPGGRQRQMNVNPTWNYFKAKIKDTLSSEEGKAIYRRRKFDVEPVFGRMKRDFGVRRTHLRGQQGVENDIGLVLMTMNLTKLGKFMAH, translated from the coding sequence ATGTATCAAAATTATATCACAGGGCAAACTGAATTCGCACTAAGTTATGAGTTCAAAGTTTCAAAAAATCATATTACACGTTTGATTGATGCTTTTGTTGATTCAATTCCCCAGGAAGTTTTACTAGAAGCAGATGTGGCGACTACTGGTCGCCCACTTTCGCATCCGGCCATTATGCTGAAGATATTGCTTTTTGCTTATTCTCGTCAGACTTACTCTGGTCGGAAAATTGAAACTATGTTAGAAGAGAACTTACCAATGCGGTGGTTGGCTCGTGATCATACTTATAGTTACCATACCATTAATAACTTTCGCAGTAGTAACCATGCAGCGGGATTAATTAAACGGTCCTTTGTTTATTTCACCATGGCATTAGCCGACCATGGTTTAATTAAACATGACGCTTTTTTCGTTGATGGTACTAAAGTAAAAGCTGATGCTAATAAGTACTCTTTTACCTGGCGACGAGCAGTTGAAAAATATCACGCTAAGCTTCAAGCAAACGTGGCTGAACTTTATGATGAGTTAATTGAAAAGAAAGTTATTCAGTCAATGAAACCGGAAATGATTAAGTCTTCGACTGGTATGGAAGAGATTACCGAACAACTTGAAAATGAGATCAACCAATTAAATGAGGAGATTAAACAGGAACCTAAAGTGATTAAGGGTGGTTCCGTTAAGAAACAACGTCGTCGTTTCTTAAAAAAGATCTATCGTAAATTTAAACAAGATTTAGTTCCGCGAGCTAAGAAGTATGAAAAAGCTGAAGATACTTTTCAGGGTCGTAATAGTTACTCAAAGACTGATCATAATGCAACCTTTATGTGTATGAAGGAAGATTCAATGAAAAACCGGGAATTAAAACCAGGATATAATCTTCAAGTTGCTACACATAATCAATTTACCCTAGATTATGGTTTATTCTCTAATCCAACTGATACCAGAACTTTAGTACCATTCTTAAAACAATTCCCTCATTTAGATTTCTTCGATCATATTGTTGCCAATGCTGGATATGGCAGTGAATATAACTATACTGCAATTATTGATGAACTAGGAAAGCAGCCGATTATCCCATATACTACTTATCAGAAAGAACAAAAGCGTAAATATCAACACGATCTAAGTCGGCCACAAAACTGGCAATACAACGCCGAGGATGATTATTTCATTGATCATCAAGGTGTACGTTTTAGCTTCTATCGTTACAGCCGACGGACAGATAAGTATGGTTTTAACCGTGACCTTAAAATTTACCGTGCCGATAAACATCAACTAACCGCCAGGTTAGATCAATTGGCAAAGACCCCGGGTGGTCGCCAACGTCAAATGAACGTTAACCCTACTTGGAATTACTTCAAAGCTAAAATTAAAGATACCCTCTCTTCTGAAGAAGGCAAAGCAATCTACCGTCGCCGTAAATTCGACGTAGAACCAGTCTTTGGCAGAATGAAGAGGGATTTTGGCGTACGTCGAACCCATCTTCGTGGACAACAAGGTGTGGAAAATGATATTGGTTTGGTCTTAATGACCATGAATTTAACTAAATTAGGAAAATTCATGGCTCATTAG
- a CDS encoding C69 family dipeptidase, producing MEIHTCTMFLAGKKATLDGSTIVCREEDYSNAFDPQRFVYVKPTEQPRHYESKSTSFKIDLPDDPVGYTSTPDADSSAGVFAAGGINQHNVSMTGTLTITTNSRILGIDPFNTTDGIGEEDLVTLVLPYIKTAREGVKRLGHLLEKYGTYESNALAFGDHEEVWYMETIGGHHWAAVRIPDDAFVIGPNRLTIDNFDFASDKTACSPDLQDLIDRNQLNPALDGHYNLREIFGSQTVTDAHYNNPRVWYVQQQLSDNPTGNPTDQNLPFICHPRRRISIEDIKRVMSSHYQGTPYDPYEHDQVPYRSIALNRNLELHILQIRNGVPDAVSGVHWLAFGPNAFNTVVPFYANVTNTPASYRDTPTDFASGSMYWLTHTIAAIGDAHYEQARVAVEAYEQQVVATCRQIQRTTDQEVDTASPQDQLTHANQRMADIAMKEATILLGKLVTVAFKEAKLQY from the coding sequence ATGGAAATACACACTTGTACGATGTTTTTGGCGGGGAAGAAGGCAACCCTGGACGGCTCAACGATTGTCTGTCGGGAGGAAGACTATTCCAATGCTTTTGATCCACAACGTTTTGTATACGTAAAGCCAACAGAGCAGCCGCGCCACTACGAGAGCAAGTCAACGTCCTTTAAGATTGACTTGCCTGACGACCCGGTCGGTTATACCTCGACGCCGGACGCCGACAGTTCCGCCGGCGTATTTGCTGCTGGCGGGATTAACCAGCACAACGTCAGCATGACTGGAACACTGACAATCACTACTAACTCCCGAATCCTCGGGATTGATCCCTTTAACACCACTGATGGGATTGGTGAGGAAGACTTGGTCACCTTAGTTTTGCCATATATCAAGACAGCTAGGGAAGGGGTAAAACGATTGGGTCACCTGCTAGAAAAATACGGGACTTATGAGTCAAATGCCCTGGCTTTTGGTGATCATGAAGAGGTCTGGTATATGGAAACAATCGGTGGGCACCACTGGGCCGCTGTCCGGATCCCAGACGATGCCTTCGTGATTGGGCCGAACCGGCTGACAATCGATAACTTTGACTTTGCATCCGACAAAACTGCCTGCTCTCCTGACTTACAGGACCTGATTGACCGCAATCAGCTCAACCCGGCCCTCGACGGTCACTACAATCTGCGGGAAATTTTTGGAAGCCAGACCGTTACTGACGCCCACTACAACAACCCGCGGGTTTGGTACGTGCAACAACAGTTGAGTGACAATCCAACCGGCAATCCAACTGATCAGAATCTTCCATTTATCTGTCATCCACGGCGTAGAATCTCAATTGAAGACATTAAGCGAGTGATGAGTTCGCATTACCAGGGCACCCCGTACGACCCTTATGAGCATGACCAGGTTCCGTACCGGTCGATTGCTCTCAACCGGAACCTGGAGCTCCATATTCTGCAGATCCGTAACGGTGTACCGGACGCGGTTTCTGGAGTCCACTGGCTTGCCTTTGGGCCGAACGCCTTCAACACGGTTGTGCCATTCTACGCCAACGTTACCAATACCCCGGCCAGTTACCGAGACACCCCAACCGACTTTGCCTCCGGTAGCATGTACTGGTTGACTCACACCATCGCTGCCATCGGTGATGCTCATTATGAACAGGCACGGGTAGCGGTAGAAGCCTATGAGCAGCAAGTTGTCGCCACTTGCCGGCAGATCCAGCGGACCACTGATCAAGAGGTGGACACAGCATCCCCACAGGACCAGCTCACCCATGCTAACCAACGGATGGCTGACATCGCTATGAAGGAGGCCACAATCTTACTGGGCAAGCTGGTTACCGTAGCCTTCAAGGAGGCCAAGCTCCAGTATTAA
- a CDS encoding amino acid permease yields the protein MHEKVKLKRTMTPGQMEMIAIGGTIGSGLFMGATSTIKWTGPSVLLAYALVGLVLYGVMRALGELIYINPGTGSFADYGEKYIHPFAGYLTKWSNIFQFIIVGISDIIAMSQYLNYWWPNLQDWISGIIVIAILTLANIVSAKAYGRLEFWFAMIKVVTIIAMIILGLCVIVLGLGNNWHPVGISNLWTHGGFFTGGFMGFMFSLSVIAGSYQGIELLGITAGEAASPRKAIVKSVKSVIWRILIFYIGAIFVIVSIYPWNQLKAVGSPFVETFTKVGITGAAGIINFVVLTAALSGANSGIYSASRMLFKLSIDGQVPKVFSRLSKRVVPNVAVLTIAFWIFVGFALNSILSMVDANAKNIFVIVYSSSVLPGMVPWFIILLAELNYRRHNPQDLVNHPFKMPLYPAYNYFSLIALTIILVFMFFNPDTRVSVSVGVIFIFIIWLVYQLKERKKAVVK from the coding sequence ATGCATGAAAAGGTTAAATTAAAAAGAACGATGACTCCCGGACAAATGGAAATGATTGCAATCGGTGGAACCATCGGTAGTGGTCTTTTCATGGGGGCAACGTCGACCATCAAGTGGACCGGGCCATCTGTCCTACTAGCTTACGCCCTCGTCGGCCTGGTCCTTTACGGGGTCATGCGCGCATTAGGTGAACTGATATATATAAATCCAGGGACCGGATCTTTTGCTGACTACGGTGAGAAGTATATTCATCCCTTTGCTGGCTACTTAACAAAATGGAGTAATATCTTTCAATTCATCATTGTTGGTATCTCAGATATTATTGCCATGAGTCAGTACCTGAATTATTGGTGGCCCAACCTTCAGGACTGGATTTCCGGAATCATTGTGATTGCAATCCTGACCCTGGCTAACATTGTTTCCGCGAAGGCCTACGGGCGACTGGAATTCTGGTTTGCCATGATTAAGGTGGTAACCATCATTGCCATGATTATCCTGGGTCTTTGCGTGATTGTCCTCGGTCTTGGTAATAACTGGCACCCGGTTGGAATTTCTAACCTGTGGACACACGGCGGATTTTTCACCGGCGGTTTCATGGGCTTCATGTTCTCCCTTTCTGTTATTGCCGGCTCCTACCAAGGAATCGAACTTCTGGGGATTACTGCTGGTGAGGCTGCTTCTCCGCGCAAAGCAATTGTTAAGTCTGTTAAATCCGTTATCTGGCGGATTCTGATCTTCTACATTGGTGCAATCTTCGTCATTGTTTCGATTTACCCTTGGAACCAACTGAAAGCGGTCGGCTCACCATTCGTTGAAACCTTTACTAAGGTCGGAATCACTGGTGCGGCCGGGATCATTAACTTCGTTGTCTTAACGGCGGCCCTGTCCGGTGCCAACTCCGGTATCTACAGTGCCAGTCGGATGCTGTTTAAGCTTTCAATTGATGGTCAAGTACCAAAAGTATTCAGCCGGCTTTCAAAGCGGGTTGTTCCTAACGTGGCCGTTTTGACAATCGCCTTCTGGATCTTCGTTGGTTTCGCCCTGAACTCAATTCTTTCAATGGTCGACGCTAACGCAAAGAACATCTTCGTTATCGTTTATAGTTCAAGTGTTCTTCCCGGGATGGTCCCATGGTTTATCATTCTGCTGGCCGAATTAAACTACCGCCGGCATAATCCGCAAGACCTGGTTAACCACCCATTTAAGATGCCTCTTTACCCGGCATATAACTACTTCAGTCTGATTGCCTTAACAATTATCCTCGTGTTTATGTTCTTCAATCCAGATACGCGGGTATCAGTTTCCGTCGGGGTCATCTTCATCTTCATCATCTGGTTAGTATACCAGCTTAAGGAGCGGAAGAAGGCTGTAGTTAAATAA
- a CDS encoding Mur ligase family protein, whose protein sequence is MSLRSSVAAGVGHLSYSVLHGIFNRGSSLPGLVALKLDPDILYHYKDRYDFVIVGGTNGKTTATALAVQALKQKYPDVLYNPTGSNMKRGIATIFVTAPKPKKKGLAVLEVDEANIVRIVKYFKPKTFVFTNLFRDQLDRYSELYATWDRMLEGVRMAPKATIIANADDPIFNSVDLPNPRIWYGFNDQPMGDLEAPSNTDGVVCPKCHHIIHYGFITYGGLGAYFCPNCGHKRPKLDYEVTTVERMTSADSVVKFDGNEFKIPVGGGYNIYNALAAYSLARFMGVNSSSIKNAFAESPEIFGRQEKVQIGDKEMVIIMVKNQIGVDTVLDMIKTDKEPFSFAFLLTALPADGEDTSWIWDCNFETLKGYNIPYYLVGAANYKDAATRFKFGGFKGVNVEPDPAKLIDRIKEIPTKRMYVVTCYTAMRQLRKALAEQKLIDGGME, encoded by the coding sequence ATGTCACTCAGAAGTTCAGTTGCTGCCGGGGTAGGTCATCTTTCCTACTCCGTCTTACACGGAATCTTTAACCGGGGGAGCTCTTTGCCTGGCCTCGTTGCACTTAAACTCGATCCAGACATCCTTTACCACTACAAAGATCGCTATGATTTCGTAATTGTTGGGGGAACCAACGGGAAAACTACGGCGACCGCATTGGCTGTTCAGGCCCTCAAGCAAAAGTACCCGGACGTACTCTACAACCCAACCGGGTCCAATATGAAACGGGGAATTGCTACTATCTTCGTTACCGCCCCTAAGCCTAAGAAAAAGGGACTAGCGGTACTTGAGGTCGATGAGGCCAACATTGTCCGTATTGTGAAGTACTTTAAACCCAAGACCTTCGTCTTCACAAACCTCTTCCGGGACCAACTTGACCGTTACAGTGAACTATACGCAACCTGGGACCGGATGCTAGAGGGTGTACGGATGGCGCCTAAAGCAACCATTATTGCTAACGCTGATGACCCCATCTTTAATTCCGTTGACTTGCCAAACCCCCGTATCTGGTATGGCTTTAACGACCAGCCGATGGGCGATTTAGAAGCCCCATCAAACACCGATGGGGTGGTTTGTCCGAAGTGTCACCACATCATCCACTACGGATTCATTACTTATGGTGGCTTGGGTGCTTACTTCTGCCCTAATTGTGGCCACAAACGTCCGAAGTTGGATTATGAGGTAACTACCGTTGAGCGAATGACATCGGCGGACTCGGTAGTTAAATTTGATGGGAACGAATTTAAGATTCCCGTTGGGGGGGGCTACAATATTTATAATGCCCTGGCAGCCTACTCACTAGCTCGCTTTATGGGCGTAAACAGCAGCAGTATTAAAAACGCGTTTGCGGAAAGCCCCGAAATTTTCGGCCGCCAGGAAAAGGTGCAAATTGGTGACAAGGAAATGGTCATTATTATGGTCAAAAACCAAATCGGGGTCGACACTGTCCTAGATATGATCAAAACCGACAAAGAGCCGTTTTCCTTTGCCTTCTTACTTACCGCCTTACCAGCAGACGGCGAAGACACTTCCTGGATTTGGGACTGCAATTTTGAAACCCTCAAGGGCTATAATATCCCTTACTACCTAGTCGGTGCGGCCAACTATAAGGATGCCGCGACCCGCTTTAAGTTTGGTGGCTTTAAGGGTGTGAATGTTGAACCAGACCCGGCAAAATTGATTGACCGGATCAAGGAGATTCCTACAAAGCGCATGTATGTAGTAACCTGCTATACCGCCATGCGGCAGCTCCGGAAAGCACTGGCAGAACAGAAGCTGATCGATGGGGGGATGGAATAA
- a CDS encoding type 1 glutamine amidotransferase, whose amino-acid sequence MAKYQLQLAHLYGNLLNTYGDLSNIMALKYYGQLLDTDVQSRVVSVEDEFSADDYDLIVLGAGQKFEQSIAREDIDSKRDELHRYIEGGKPMLAVGEGYQLLGQSYINQRNEKVAGAKLLSHRSELPTDGEPVQGELVIKSLLGTNMHGHENHDLVTFLGNGEKALGTVIEGVGNNRDDDTEGAVYKNTFCTNMHTVLDRNGELAKKMLLVALANKYPDADLTVQQNVKIESTY is encoded by the coding sequence ATGGCAAAGTATCAATTACAATTAGCCCATCTTTATGGGAACCTGCTGAATACTTATGGTGACCTCAGTAATATCATGGCATTAAAGTACTATGGCCAGCTCTTAGACACTGATGTGCAAAGTCGAGTTGTCAGTGTAGAAGATGAGTTCTCGGCAGACGACTACGACTTAATCGTCCTTGGTGCCGGTCAGAAGTTTGAGCAGTCGATCGCGCGAGAAGACATTGATAGTAAACGTGACGAACTCCACCGTTACATTGAAGGTGGCAAGCCCATGCTGGCGGTCGGTGAGGGTTACCAACTGTTGGGACAATCATATATTAACCAGCGTAACGAAAAAGTTGCCGGAGCTAAACTGCTATCCCACCGTAGCGAATTACCGACCGATGGCGAACCGGTCCAGGGTGAGTTGGTTATTAAATCTTTGTTGGGGACCAATATGCATGGTCATGAAAACCACGATCTGGTAACCTTCCTGGGCAATGGTGAAAAGGCTCTGGGGACCGTAATTGAGGGAGTTGGTAATAATCGTGATGACGATACGGAAGGAGCGGTCTACAAAAACACCTTCTGTACCAACATGCATACCGTCCTCGACCGTAATGGTGAGCTGGCGAAGAAGATGTTATTAGTAGCGCTAGCAAATAAGTACCCAGACGCGGATTTAACAGTCCAGCAGAATGTTAAGATTGAATCAACTTATTAG
- a CDS encoding 1-deoxy-D-xylulose-5-phosphate synthase, which produces MNRHPDYLLNEVDEPEDIKGMTLDELNRLANEMRQLVLERDAAIGGHVGPNLGVMELTLAYHYVFNSPHDKIIWDVSHQCYAHKMLTGRKLAFLDPDHYKDISGFTSPAESNHDFFEIGHTSTSISLAVGMAQARDLLNPDSKDNVVAVIGDGSLSGGLAFEGLNNAAKLKSNLIIVVNDNQMSIDENQGGLYQGLKELRKTDGSSPNNIFKFMGLDYRYVKDGNDLRAMIDAFKEIKDIDHPIVLHVNTLKGKGYEPAIKEKMTYHWRMPFDLKTGKDKHPFTGESYSDAILAELDRQIAAGEPVVAMNAAIPGAFNLKRFQAKHPDRYYDVGIAEQDCISSAVAMAVAGARPVVFQNATFLQRAYDQLVHDMALNDAPVVMIVRGGTIATESATHQGSFDISMISDLPNIEYLAPTNVEELLSMLKWAIKQTDQPVVIREPEKPLIHGEATQEDYSNIKYNIAHHGSEVAIMAVGDFWELGKKVCEELKRKINIDATLINPKSLTGIDPQVLHHLSENHDVVVTLEDGNLSGGFGETIDRYYGPTPMKVLNFGAPREFADNVPLEVLYEWYHLTPKQIVDDIEKVIHSL; this is translated from the coding sequence ATGAATCGGCATCCAGACTATTTACTGAATGAAGTAGATGAACCGGAAGATATCAAAGGGATGACGCTTGATGAACTGAACCGGTTGGCAAATGAAATGCGCCAACTGGTTCTGGAGCGTGATGCTGCAATCGGCGGACACGTTGGTCCGAACCTCGGAGTAATGGAGTTAACGCTTGCTTACCACTATGTTTTTAATTCTCCGCATGATAAAATCATTTGGGACGTTTCTCACCAGTGTTATGCTCACAAAATGCTGACAGGAAGAAAGCTGGCCTTCTTGGATCCTGATCATTACAAGGATATCTCGGGATTTACGTCACCGGCCGAGAGTAACCACGACTTCTTTGAAATTGGTCATACCTCAACTTCCATCTCGTTAGCAGTAGGGATGGCCCAAGCTCGGGACCTTTTGAACCCGGATTCCAAGGATAATGTTGTTGCTGTTATTGGTGACGGCTCCTTAAGTGGGGGACTGGCCTTTGAAGGACTGAATAACGCGGCCAAGCTTAAGTCCAACCTCATTATCGTTGTTAATGATAATCAGATGTCGATTGATGAAAACCAAGGGGGGCTATACCAGGGGCTGAAGGAACTTCGGAAAACTGACGGGTCCTCGCCAAATAATATCTTTAAGTTCATGGGCCTCGACTACCGGTACGTCAAGGATGGCAATGATTTACGGGCCATGATTGACGCCTTTAAGGAAATCAAGGATATTGACCACCCAATCGTGCTCCACGTCAATACACTGAAGGGCAAGGGCTATGAACCGGCAATCAAGGAGAAGATGACTTACCACTGGCGGATGCCATTTGACCTTAAGACGGGTAAAGATAAGCACCCCTTCACTGGTGAGTCGTACAGCGATGCTATTTTAGCTGAGTTGGACCGGCAAATTGCTGCCGGTGAGCCGGTCGTGGCAATGAACGCCGCCATTCCCGGTGCCTTTAACCTGAAAAGATTCCAGGCTAAGCACCCAGATCGCTACTATGACGTAGGTATTGCCGAACAGGACTGCATTAGCTCTGCGGTCGCGATGGCAGTCGCCGGTGCGCGTCCCGTCGTATTTCAAAATGCAACCTTCCTGCAGCGGGCGTACGACCAGTTGGTTCATGACATGGCACTAAATGATGCGCCAGTAGTGATGATTGTTCGTGGGGGAACAATCGCTACCGAATCCGCAACTCACCAGGGATCGTTTGATATTTCGATGATTAGTGACCTGCCGAACATTGAATACCTAGCACCGACAAACGTGGAAGAATTGCTTTCAATGTTGAAATGGGCAATCAAACAGACTGACCAACCGGTTGTTATTCGTGAACCAGAGAAACCACTGATTCACGGGGAAGCAACCCAGGAGGATTACAGTAACATCAAATACAATATTGCCCACCACGGGAGTGAGGTTGCCATCATGGCGGTTGGTGACTTCTGGGAGCTAGGTAAGAAAGTTTGTGAAGAACTCAAAAGGAAAATCAATATTGACGCGACATTGATCAATCCAAAGTCACTTACCGGAATTGATCCGCAGGTTCTTCATCACCTATCAGAAAATCACGATGTTGTCGTTACTTTGGAAGATGGTAACTTAAGTGGCGGTTTTGGTGAGACCATTGATCGTTACTATGGGCCAACACCGATGAAGGTTCTTAACTTTGGTGCACCACGTGAATTTGCCGATAACGTACCGTTAGAGGTTCTGTACGAATGGTACCACTTGACACCTAAGCAAATCGTTGATGATATCGAAAAGGTTATTCACTCCTTATAA